The genomic stretch GGTATGCGCCTGAAATTATTTAATGGACcataagtttgagctataatttgaatatataaatttatgttaccatcacttcctctatatctttataaatggtgacacatatCATGCGTATaaatcttaattattatatcatatatcaatagtgtaagaaataaacAATCTAGTATTATATATTGGTGCATATTGGGGTATATTATTAAtaaaggtgatttggattcaaatttagagTTATCTCAAGTTATTTTTAATAAGGACATATgctatagatgcaaatttaaagggttgctttaagttattttttaagtattagtggttggcaatttagttgcaaattaaggggttattttaaattattttcataatggtaagTGTGTAATTTAGATGTATATTAGGgtttactttagtttattttatataatggaagaggtggataatttagatatagatttaagggttactttaggctattttcataatatcaTATGTgggtattttttaaaaaatataatagatccaatggctatgataatttgagtctaccgattgatggccagatgtttttttttgtgagaatttctagtatttctctctttttctagagtgtccacctaggatcctaggtggcttcactgAGGCTTCAAAAAGAgcttccaattagtaatagtaagatggcaTCATAGCGTGGGTATGTGACACAACAAAATGTCATAGGAATAATTAACAAAGATGGAAGATTTATTCTATATAACTTATATCTTTGTGCATGATAATTAAGAGATGACATGTTTCTTACGTAGAACTTACCTACTCGGGTTTAAATCCTCGATTCATTACTGGTATTCACATATTTCTGAATTTATTCCAAGAATTAACTGCCCTATGCTTTCATCGGTAGGCGATATGCTCGTCGTGCATGTATTTATAGATTGTGAGTGTACTTTCATGTTCATGTCTGTGTGTTTGTATTTATAGGCTGAATATTTCATAAAAGTGAGCGTACGTTCGTATTCATAAATGTCTATGTTGGTATGATTCGTAAAGAAAATATTAGAGACCATATTATTAAAAAGAATTAAGAGGTGACACTGACACATGGAGACCGAGACGCATGAAATTTTCTGGGCCAAGAGGGCCCGCGCGCGTATGATACTCTCGTGGAGAAAAGAAATGCATGCTGCGTCTATTCCCTCGTGGGCTGAATGAGAAAAGGGCCGGCAATCTACATGATAGGCCGAACATGTTAGACCATGGAACAGGCCCATCAGGCCTCTCTTCTGAGATATATCTCTCCGCCGCAGCAGCCTCGCTAACGGGCGCACCTAGGGTTTTCGGTTCcgacctcgcgccgccgccaggacaCTCGGACCGACGGAGGAGGAAGCTACAGCTCGGCAGCCATGGTCAGCGAcccgctcctctcctccctccacctTGTATTTTCTATCTAAGGATCGAATTAGATTCTTCCTGTTCTTTCTGCGCCTATCGTACTTGCCCTTGGATGCTTGCGTTGCGGTGGTCGCGTTTCCTCCTGTTCGTGGTTTGATTCCGGTGCCAGCCCCAGATGTTGGGCAGTTTAGTGAGGGCGATTCGTTTCACCCGCTGGTCAACCGGTGGGTTGCGTGTTGTATGTACCTTCTGAGTGTGTTGGAGTTGCTAAGAGATGCGAGGTCTGGTTGTTTGAAAATGTGTATTCCGTCTGTTTTATTGTGCAATTTTCGACTAAAAATTATTATGGTGGACGAGGCTAGTCAATTGTCTCCATCCAGTTCGTTTGTTACAGCGATAAAATAATCATGTTAGCTGATGGTTGCACAGGCATAAGTAGAGGCCTTTGGTCAAGGGGACTGGTTATAGCCATTTTTGTAAAAGAGGGCTTTCGTTCTAGATTACTTCAAGTGAAGCTTGAATCAACTGTTGTGCATCGTATTCTGTCTTAGTGAAATTAGTGGCACCATGTGTTTACAAATGACTACTTGTAATGCAATTGTAGTAAACTCCtgattattttgcaagttagaAACTTAGAATTGCCACCAAACTATTATGTGACATGTTGCTAGTCAATCATTTGTATATCTCAATTATGCAACGGGAACAAAACGCCACCATGTTTCAGTTTATATGGATATAGGCAAGGAATGACCCAAGCATAACTATACAACTGAGTATGTAACTATGTATTGTTTATGAGTTCGTGTGTCTGCATTATGTTTTCATAGATTATCTGTGAGATCCATAGTTTAATCTTTGACCTTGTGTGAGCCTGTGAATGAGTCTTCATACCATCTGTTATCCATATTGTTTGAGATCCTCTTACACGTGTACTAAATCTCATCTTTTGGAACTGAAGATCCATTTTTGCCCTATTAACAAATGTCATGTGTATTGATTCAAGCATCGGACTAGCTTGTATGGTACTCCCATCTGACATACTTTTGCAAGATCTCATCCTTCTACAAGCTAATTTAATTATGGGACTGCTGTTTTTACAGATACATTTTGGGATGGTTTTGAGTAGGAACTGGCATCCATGATCTATTCCAATATTAGTTCACCATGTCCATGTTTTTTCTGGAACCTTTCTTAGTTTATTTATAGTCCTTTTGGTATTTTTGTGCTGGAAACTTCAACGCTTATTGTTTTATGTTCATTTGTTAAGCTGCTTTTCCTGTGCAGCTTTTGGTGTCTTTTGTTTCTGTTAGAATATGCGTCAGTCTTTTTGCGAAACTCATGCACCAATAATTCTTCTTTTGTTTTGAATCCTGTGATGCATAACTCCAGATTAGGTATTGATATGAATTGTTACAATCCGAGCTACTGTTAAGTTCGTTCATTCTTTAGGTTATTTAGTATAAGTATCTTGGACTCATTATGTTGAATTTATTCTGTAGGTGAACGTTCCGAAAACCAAGAAGACCTACTGCAAGAACAAGGAATGCAGGAAGCACACCCTGCACAAGGTTACCCAGTACAAGAAAGGAAAGGATAGCCTTTCAGCTCAAGGGAAGCGTCGTTATGACCGCAAACAGTCAGGATATGGTGGTCAGACAAAGCCTGTTTTCCACAAGAAGGTTTCATACAAATCCCAGCCCTTTGCAATTGCTCATTATGATTGAATGCTGCTTCGAAAATCTTAATGTTGCTCTAATGAGGTTTGTTTACTTGATGTAACTAATATGCATTGGTGCATTTCAGGCCAAGACAACAAAGAAGATTGTGCTGAAGCTGCAGTGCCAGAGCTGCAAGCACTACTCGCAGCACCCGATCAAGGTATTTTTGCCTCCGCTTTATTGTCACTTCTTCGTATTGCTTCTGTATCAGTGTTTCAGTTTTCTGACACCGAAATTGCAACTTCAGAGGTGCAAGCACTTCGAGATCGGTGGCGACAAGAAGGGCAAGGGAACCTCTCTCTTCTAAGCTGATGATAAACTTGTTCTTAGCCCCAGGTCATCTGCCAGAAGTTACCATTTGGAATGTTCTATGTTATCCTTATATAGGGAGATACATCAGATGGGAACCCACTGGAGTGATACAAGATATATCTTGTGCTTTGTGTCTGAATCAGCTGTTTTGTCAGATAAATTTGGTACAATATAGTTTGTACGAGACCAAATGATGAATATGCTATTATGTTCGAGCTCCGGATCTTTTTTGCCGCAAGTACTCCAGCCAGTTAAGTTACTCCTTCCGTTTTagatttcaaattgtaggtcgttttggcttttctaagatcatagatgtttgtatgcatctagacatgcacTATAATGCACCTagaagccaaaatgacctactaTTTggttgggacggagggagtatcttgcTGTGTTCAAGCTGATCAATGGTTATGGATTGTATAGTGGCAAAGGAATTGATTTCCATCCAAAGTGCCCTTTTGAGAACGCTGCTGTGATGGGTATTTGTCCATGTTGCTGGCTTGCTGGTTATGAAGCGGCAATGTTATTTTAGTTTAGTGATTAATAGTTCGGGCAAAGTCGGGCCTAGAAATGCGATAATCATGTTTGTGAGTTAATTTTCCATAGTGGGCCTGCCTCTATTTGCCAACAGCCAGATACCGCTATTGACACTATATTGGGCCGGGCCTTGGTGGTGTGTAATTAATTGTTGGATAAAGTTCTATTTACCACGGACTATGGGCTGAGCCTGTGTTTCAGCTGGGACTTGAAAACCGTCCTTTTTGGCTCCTCGTACTCACGAAACCGAACATGTGACGTCCCCAACCCGATTCCACACTGGTTTTGCCGAGCTGGCGCCACGTTGCCTTTCCAATGTGTCACGGGCCCACTTGTCGGTGTCGTCGGGTGCACGGGGGAATAAAAAAGAGGCCGGCACCTGTGGACTGTGGCCGAGCGAGCCCTCAGATGGAGCAGCCGCGACCTCCTCCCTCTCTGCACCGCTCGCCCGTGGGCCCCGCCTCGACGGAGCGCCGGCGAGATCGGCACCAGGTGCCCTGATGTTGCATTGCTGCCTCCTTCCAAATCGGAGCTGCCGTTGCTCGCCATCGCCgtggaagcggcggatggaccTCCGGGAGAGGCCACCGTCCGCCACGCCCACGACCCCGCTGCTCCGGTTGAACTCCGCCACGCCGAGGATTTCCTCCGGTGGCGCTCCGCCGAGTCCCTGCCCCGGGAAGGGTGGCGGTCGGAAGCGAGGCAGCTCGTGGTCGACGCCAGACGCGGCCTCGGCGAGGCCAAGGACGCGGTGAGGCTGATGCGCAACGCCGTGCTGTCTTAAGGATGATTCTGAAACGCGTGTAACTGCAGATTGCCTCTGTTGGCTTCCTATTTGTGCTGTGCCGTGCGCTCCCAGCTTACCCAAACTTTCCTAGCTTGTTGCTGCTGGAGAATTTCAGATTGGATTCACGCGATTCATTGATCAGCCACGGTGAAAATGGAGTGATTAGCATTTGTCAGTAAGCTTTTTGAGATGAGATGTTTCTCCTCTCAGTTAGCTAAGTTGTGCCTGTTAAATTTATAGGATCTCTAGGTGTACTTCTAGCGGGTTAACAACttattttttagataaaaacaaaaccttAGATCTAAACAGGAACAACCGAGAGTAATCGAGAGAGAAAGAGTAGAGACAGTAGGGGCACCACCATCAGGCTTGAAGGATGAGCTCACTATGGCGGTGACGGCGAgggcggagatggcggcggtgacggcgagggcggagatggcggcggtgaGGTGGCAGCGGTGCTTCCCGCGGCTTCAGCGCTAGGGTTAGACCGGGTTCTAGGGTTTGTCGCTAGGTCTGGTGGGCGCAGTGAACCTTGGTGTGTGTGCCCTCGGCCCCCATCTCCTCTTTTTATAGCGCTGCGCGATGGGGCCTGCCAACCATGTACGGTTGGGCGCCCCCGATTAGAGCGTGATCAAGGACTCCGACTCGATCGTTGGACCGAGTCGAATGAAATCaaactaacattctcccccttatCTCATCTCATACTTAAATTTAGTCTCAAACTTAGAATACTTAACTTAACACCCGTTTCATTACAGACCAGTCTATAGAGCATGCCTCGTAATAATAGTCGGTTATGTACTATCAAATTTAACAGCTACAATAcacctttctattttgaaacagattCTTATTCTGGGCCCTTAGTATCCAAGGATCATAGGCTTTCCTGTAAACCCATGCtggctaagtgttctctgaacacattgggcggtaagcctttcgtgagcgAATTCGCGAGCATTttctttgttcttatatgctctagaCTAATGGTATGATTCGGATTTTCTCttacaacataaaacttgatgtcAATGTGTTTGGTAGCACCACTTGACTTATTGTTGTGAGCATAAAACACTACTGGctcattgtcgcagtacatcttgAGTGGCCTTTGAATGTTGTCTTCCACTTTCAACCCGACCGTGGCCTCATAACATGCTACAAACTCGGCATACATCGTGAACGATGCTATGACAGTTTgcttggagcttttccacgatATGGCTCCACTTGCGAGAGTGAATACATCATCTTACGTGGACTTTCTATCGTCTACATCTCCCGCAAAATCTGAATCTGAGTACCCTTCTATTTCAAGGGAATCAGTTCTTTTGTATGTTAACATGAGACCTTTCGTGTCTTGCGTATAGCGCAATACCTTCTTTACCATTCTCCAGTGATATATTTCTGGATTATCCTGATATCTGCCAAGTATCCTGAttacaaaagctaagtcagggcgtgTACATACTTGAGCATACATTAAGCTTCCGACAGTTGAAGCATAtagaaccgctttcatttgatcgatctcataTGCATACTATACTTTTTTAAATCTTTTCTAAGTATGCCTTTTGTGATAATCCTAAAACCCCTTTTCTTCTACCTCAGTGAATTTCAATTCCTTAAACGAATGAAGCTTCACcgagatctttcatatcaaagttaTCTCCAATAGCAAACTAACATCACTACTGGTGAGTAAGATATCATCTACATACAGGATAAGGAAAATGAATTTTCCACtcttgaactttgcataaacgTAATTGTCCTCCTTATTCTCACTATACCCAATTTTTCTTATTGTTTCATCGAACTTCAAATACCACTGTCTGGAGGCTTGttttaatccataaatggattttctTTAGGCGGCATCCCATACAT from Setaria italica strain Yugu1 chromosome II, Setaria_italica_v2.0, whole genome shotgun sequence encodes the following:
- the LOC101754649 gene encoding 60S ribosomal protein L44 codes for the protein MVNVPKTKKTYCKNKECRKHTLHKVTQYKKGKDSLSAQGKRRYDRKQSGYGGQTKPVFHKKAKTTKKIVLKLQCQSCKHYSQHPIKRCKHFEIGGDKKGKGTSLF